In Panulirus ornatus isolate Po-2019 chromosome 9, ASM3632096v1, whole genome shotgun sequence, one genomic interval encodes:
- the LOC139750038 gene encoding uncharacterized protein, translating to MYMISVRNAEVVKLTVNGNGYTNGNGVNGNGYTNGNGVNGNGYTNGNGVNGNGYTNGNGVNGNGYTNGNGINGNGYTNGNGVNGNGYTNGNGVNGNGYTNGNGVNGNGYTNGNGVNGNGYTNGNGVNGNGYTNGNGINGNGYTNGNGVNGNGIINGNGNGINGNNGYNNGNTNGNGANGNGYSAYSNGITNGNGNGINGNGVNGNGVLSNGNGANGNGVYSNGNGAINGNGGYNGNGAINGNGGYNGNGFINGNGGYNGYVDPILALGQAIGGGGVPGVDYPILASVPVTGFSCAGQIPGYYADTEAGCQVFHICQADGRSDSFLCPNGTVFNQQYFVCDWWYNFDCSTAQQFYGLNAQIGLVNGNGNGYSNDIVNGIINGVYNGNGILNGNGNGYTNGNGINGNGYTNGNRVNGNGYTNGNGVNGNGYTNGNGVNGNGYTNGNGVNGNGYTNGNGVNGNGYTNGNGINGNGYANGNGVNGNGYSNGNGVNGNGYTNGNGVNGNGNTNGNGVNGNGYTNGNGVNGNGYTNGNGNGVNGNGYTNGNGVNGNGYTNGNGVNGNGYTNGNGVNGNGYTNGNGVNGNGYSNGNGINGNGFTNGNGVNGNGYTNGNGVSGNGNGNGLTNGNGNSAVNGNGYSNGYGANGNGVTNGNGVNGNGVNGNGNGLTNGNGNGLNGNGNGNGYSYDEPSSPNGLYQTPSL from the exons AGTGTAAGGAATGCTGAAGTTGTAAAGTTGACAG tcaatggaaatggctacaccaacggtaatggagtcaatggaaatggctacaccaatggtaatggagtcaatggaaatggctacaccaacggtaatggagtcaatggaaatggctacaccaatggcaatggagtcaatggaaatggctacaccaaTGGCAATGGAAtcaatggaaatggctacaccaacggtaatggagtcaatggaaatggctacaccaatggtaatggagtcaatggaaatggctacaccaaTGGTAATGGGgtcaatggaaatggctacaccaaTGGTAATGGGgtcaatggaaatggctacaccaatggtaatggggtgaatggaaatggctacaccaaTGGCAATGGAAtcaatggaaatggctacaccaacggtaatggagtcaatggaaatggtatcataaatggaaatggtaatggTATTAATGGAAATAATGGATACAACAATGGAAACACAAACGGCAATGGAGCAAATGGTAACGGATATAGTGCATATTCTAATGGTATAACAAATGGAAACGGCAACGGAATAAATGGCAACGGagttaatggaaatggtgtttTAAGCAACGGTAACGGAGCAAACGGCAACGGGGTTTACAGCAACGGTAACGGTGCCATTAACGGGAACGGAGGCTACAACGGTAACGGTGCCATTAACGGGAACGGAGGCTACAACGGTAACGGTTTCATTAACGGGAACGGGGGCTACAACGGGTACGTGGACCCCATCCTTGCCCTTGGTCAAGCTATTGGAGGCGGAGGTGTGCCCGGCGTGGACTACCCCATCCTGGCCTCTGTCCCCGTCACCGGATTCTCCTGCGCCGGACAAATCCCCGGATACTACGCTGATACtgaggctggctgccag GTGTTCCACATCTGTCAGGCAGATGGCAGGAGCGACTCTTTCCTCTGTCCCAACGGCACCGTCTTCAACCAGCAGTACTTCGTGTGTGACTGGTGGTACAACTTCGACTGTTCCACCGCCCAACAGTTCTATGGTCTCAACGCTCAGATCGGACTGGTCAATGGAAATGGTAACGGGTATTCAAACGACATTGTTAATGGTATCATAAATGGTGTATACAATGGAAATGGCATCCTGAATGGCAACGGCAATGGCTACACCAATGGTAACGGAAtcaatggaaatggctacaccaaCGGCAAtagagtaaatggaaatggctacaccaaCGGTAAtggagtaaatggaaatggctacaccaatggtaatggagtcaatggaaatggctacaccaacggtaatggagtcaatggaaatggctacacAAATGGGaatggagtcaatggaaatggttACACCAATGGCAATGGAATCAATGGAAATGGCTACGCCAATGGTAATGGGGTGAATGGAAATGGCTACAGCAATGgtaatggagtcaatggaaatggctacaccaatggtaacggtgtcaatggaaatggaaacactaatggtaatggagtcaatggaaatggctacaccaatggcaatggagtcaatggaaatggGTATACcaatggtaatggtaatggggtcaatggaaatggctacaccaatggtaatggagtcaatggaaatggctacaccaatggtaatggggtgaatggaaatggctacaccaatggtaatggagtcaatggaaatggctacaccaaTGGTAATGGAGTCAATGGGAATGGCTACTCCAATGGTAATGGAATCAATGGGAATGGCTTCACAAATGgtaatggagtcaatggaaatggctacaccaaTGGTAATGGAGTCAGTGGAAATGGAAACGGTAATGGTCTCACCAATGGAAATGGAAACAGTGCAGTTAATGGCAACGGATACAGCAATGGCTATGGTGCCAATGGTAATGGCGTTACTAACGGAAATGGGGTCAATGGTAATGGCGTTAATGGAAATGGGAATGGCTTGACCAACGGCAATGGTAATGGGCTTAACGGTAACGGTAATGGCAACGGTTACAGCTACGACGAACCCTCGTCCCCCAACGGTTTATACCAGACGCCGAGCCTCTAA